In the Nasonia vitripennis strain AsymCx chromosome 2 unlocalized genomic scaffold, Nvit_psr_1.1 chr2_random0008, whole genome shotgun sequence genome, one interval contains:
- the LOC116738646 gene encoding zinc finger protein 608-like, translated as MGILVVNITWRGKTYVGTLLDCTRHDWAPPRFCDSPTSDFDIRTSKGTRNSMHSKLRNNGSKTRRGIYGSMAISTCSAPFISPRSDFTLKRKTRCIDEDNKNKRKVTATLLNISPSTSPVLLECPEPKCYKKYKHINGLRYHQSHAHGLMEDDDTKEGATSTSENDESIIDIPSPTTPMKSPTGSTESDSKKLKNASTSSSEHVLDESSLTLQLTFPTVHVKSTKLMDTNILDKKDTKLKNKKCSDNNVTAIISQSFPTKPRCKSEISDPNITKHSCTISLSLEESSPSNSDLLQQYELSTSTIFSKKLQKDKKNNVLQTEQVLPVHQLICQDAISVELSSQLEQDLVKEDEDQVKLIFSENKSSQNKDQRFNRIEEAVLSHSNDLFKGLSEQTLRQAKDINELSNTFSANSAQTKSVQTNLQSFADISINTKISQFKVKPTADLMPEDDRNKDSRIPKNIMFKKKTHKSPINSPQRLNAGTLNINADREDLQSPAYSDISDDTITSEAVNTCEKLVKEHGTDVKSNAQNNLIPHFSDQRRKEEFQAQILTPKALSLSPKEHSRQEKRPEINKSDENKIRAEGVKPTMETHGPPPPPTSQYAYIHPGYITSHHYGGISFDSEHHGIYRNLTPMLMSSTYTSNPYLHQLTRYAPEDLSRPPNGKAIDILHNSNQYYPLHKIHELQERAVKSPITKNQTPSTNTLLTEQSMSIKSPNDLSNSDSLGSTTAPHPPSFNIKQQSQNDSHHQQQQTSTKDSNINSLNRGSDRSPPPQRHVHTHHHTHVGLGYPILTGQYPATYGGKYD; from the exons ATGG GCATCCTTGTAGTCAACATTACTTGGAGAGGAAAGACATACGTTGGAACATTGTTAGATTGTACTCGTCATGATTGGGCACCTCCCAGATTTTGTGATTCTCCAACTAGTGATTTTGACATAAGAACTTCAAAAG GAACGCGAAATTCTATGCACAGTAAACTTAGGAATAATGGATCTAAAACTAGAAGAGGCATATATGGATCAATGGCTATTAGTACATGTTCTGCGCCTTTTATTTCTCCACGTTCTGATTTTACATTGAAGCGAAAGACTCgatgtattgatgaagataacaaaaataagagaaaagtCACAGCTACCCTCCTAAATATTTCACCATCTACAAGTCCTGTACTATTAGAATGTCCTGAAccaaaatgttataaaaaatataaacatataaATGGATTAAGGTATCATCAAAGTCATGCGCATGGACTAATGGAAGATGATGATACAAAAGAAGGAGCTACTAGCACATCTGAAAACGATGAAAGTATTATCGATATTCCAAGTCCTACTACTCCTATGAAATCTCCAACTGGAAGCACAGAAAGTgattcgaaaaaattaaagaatgcGTCAACTAGTTCCTCAGAACATGTGCTAGACGAATCATCATTGACCTTACAGCTTACATTTCCAACTGTTCATGTGAAATCAACAAAGTTGATGGATACTAatattttagataaaaaagatacgaaattaaaaaataagaaatgtTCAGATAATAATGTAACAGCCATTATCAGTCAATCTTTTCCAACTAAACCTCGATGTAAATCAGAAATTAGTGATCCTAATATTACAAAACATTCATGTACTATTTCATTAAGCTTGGAAGAATCTTCaccatcaaattcggatttaTTACAGCAATATGAGCTATCAACTTCTACTATATTTTCTAAGAAGTtacaaaaagataaaaaaaataatgtactaCAAACAGAGCAAGTTCTACCAGTGCATCAACTGATTTGTCAAGATGCAATATCAGTTGAGTTGTCGTCTCAACTAGAGCAGGATTTAGTAAAAGAAGATGAAGATCAAGTCAAGCtgattttttcagaaaacAAATCAAGTCAAAATAAAGATCAACGATTTAATCGTATTGAAGAAGCAGTTTTGAGTCATagtaatgatttatttaaagGATTGTCTGAGCAAACTCTCCGTCAGGCGAAAGATATTAATGAATTAAGCAATACATTTTCAGCTAATTCGGCGCAAACTAAATCTGTCCAAACAAATTTACAGTCTTTTGCTGATATTAGTATAAATACTAAAATTTCGCAGTTCAAAGTAAAACCAACTGCAGATTTAATGCCTGAAGATGATAGAAATAAAGATTCAAGAATACCAAAAAACATTATgtttaagaaaaaaactcACAAATCTCCTATTAATAGTCCTCAACGATTAAATGCAGGGACTCTAAATATTAATGCTGACAGAGAAGATCTCCAAAGTCCAGCTTATTCTGATATATCAGACGACACAATTACTTCTGAAGCAGTAAACACGTGCGAAAAGTTAGTTAAAGAACATGGAACTGATGTTAAATCAAAtgcacaaaataatttaattccaCATTTTA GTGATCAAAGACGCAAAGAAGAATTTCAAGCACAGATTTTAACACCAAAAGCATTATCTTTGAGTCCTAAAGAACACTCAAGACAAGAAAAAAGGCCAGAAATAAACAAAAgtgatgaaaataaaataagggCTGAAGGTGTTAAACCAACAATGGAAACTCATGGTCCGCCACCTCCTCCTACGTCACAGTACGCTTACATACATCCAGGATATATTACTTCACACCATTACGGTGGCATATCTTTTGATTCTGAGCACCATGGAATTTACAGAAATTTAACTCCCATGCTCATGTCAAGTACCTACACAAGTAATCCATATTTACATCAATTGACGAGATATGCTCCAGAAGATCTAAGCAGACCACCGAATGGAAAAGCTATTGATATATTACATAATTCTAATCAATATTATCCCTTACATAAAATCCATGAATTACAAGAAAGAGCCGTGAAATCTCCAATTACAAAAAATCAAACACCTTCTACAAATACATTGCTTACTGAGCAATCTATGTCAATAAAATCGCCCAATGATTTATCAAACAGTGATTCCTTAGGATCTACAACTGCGCCACATCCGCCTTCTTTTAACATTAAACAGCAAAGTCAAAATGATTCTCACCATCAACAACAGCAAACTTCTACTAAGGATTCAAATATTAATTCATTAAATAGAGGTAGTGATAGATCTCCACCTCCGCAAAGGCATGTCCATACACATCATCACACCCATGTAGGACTTGGATATCCAATCTTAACTGGACAATATCCTGCCACGTACGGTGGTAAGTATGATTAG